The following is a genomic window from Alphaproteobacteria bacterium LSUCC0396.
CATTGACGGAATCATTTGGGTCGGTCGACGCGTTCAAAGACGCGTTCAAGGCTGCAGGTGCAGGTCAATTTGGCTCAGGCTGGTGCTGGCTTGTCAAAAATAGCGACGGTGGCCTTGCTGTGACCAAAACCGAAAATGGCGTGAACCCGCTATGTTTTGGGCAAACAGCACTGCTTGGGTGTGATGTGTGGGAACATTCCTATTACATCGATTTCCGGAATAAGCGCCCTGACTATCTGGCAAATTTCCTCGAAAATCTTGTTGATTGGGAATATGTTGCTGCCCAGCTATAGGCATCTTTGTTGGCTTAAAGCCGCTATAGATTTGCGGTGAATTATGAAAGCCGTCACCCTGCTAAAGGGCGACGGTTTTTTTATGGTTCTTTTGGTGGCCTGAATTTAAGCGAAAATTAGCCTCAATTGACTGTCAAAAACCCCTCATCCAAAGGCCTCGTTGTCGACGGCGTCATGCCAAGCCGGATAGCAAGGTTAACAGCAACTAGAGGGAGAGGCATCACAATGGGCGTTGCAATAGCAATTCTGGTCATGCTCGGATTTTATCATTCTGAATCGATGCAGGAATTTCGAGCCAACAGCAACCACAATCCTGTTTATAAATTTGTCCCCGGGGTTCCCTGCGATTCGGGCCTAAAACAGTCAGGCTTTTCGGTAGTTCCGACGGGAAGACTATATCTTAAACAGGTTAATCGCGATGGCAAGGTCGGTGATATTTGCCGTCCGCAAGACTAGCTGTCCTGCACCATTTTCTGCACACGAAGGCGAAGTGCGTTCAACCGGATAAAGCCGTGTGCATCGCCGTGATCATAGTCAACGGCGCCATCCTCAAAGGTTACAAGATCAGCGTTATAGAGTGAGTTTGGCGACTTGCGACCCGTCACGGTAACATTGCCCTTATAGAGTTTGATCCGAACCACCCCATTGACTGCATCACGGCAGCTATCAATGGCGGCTTGCAGCATTTCACGCTCGGGCGAGAACCAGAAACCGTTATAGACCAGCTCGGCATAACGCGGCATCAGCTCGTCTTTGGTGTGCATCGCGCCACGGTCGAGCGTGATTGACTCCATTGCCCGCCGTGCGGTCAGCAAAATTGTGCCGCCCGGTGTTTCGTAAACACCGCGTGACTTCATGCCGACAAACCGGTTTTCAACCAGGTCAAGGCGGCCAATACCGTTATCGCCGCCAAGCCGGTTCAACGCGGCAAGCAAATTGGCTGGTGACAACTCTTTGCCGTCAATGGCAATGGGATCGCCAGATTTAAAGGTGATTTCGATTTCAGTCGGCTTGTCGGGTGCCTGTTCGGGCGACACACTTCTCGAGAAAACATATTCTTCCGGCGCGACCCATGGATCTTCCAGCACTTTACCTTCGGCGGAAATATGCAGCAGGTTGGCATCAACACTAAATGGCGCTTCGCCGCGTTTATCCTTTGGAATTGGGATTTGATTG
Proteins encoded in this region:
- a CDS encoding argininosuccinate synthase, with protein sequence MSKQDIKKVVLAYSGGLDTSVILRWLQDHYRAEVVTFTADIGQGEDIEPARAKAELLGIKQIYIEDLREEFVRDYVFPMFRANPLYEGAYLLGTSIARPLIAKRQIEIARDVGAEAVSHGATGKGNDQVRFELAYYAQQPDIKVIAPWREWDLSSRTKLIAYAEANQIPIPKDKRGEAPFSVDANLLHISAEGKVLEDPWVAPEEYVFSRSVSPEQAPDKPTEIEITFKSGDPIAIDGKELSPANLLAALNRLGGDNGIGRLDLVENRFVGMKSRGVYETPGGTILLTARRAMESITLDRGAMHTKDELMPRYAELVYNGFWFSPEREMLQAAIDSCRDAVNGVVRIKLYKGNVTVTGRKSPNSLYNADLVTFEDGAVDYDHGDAHGFIRLNALRLRVQKMVQDS